Proteins encoded within one genomic window of Kibdelosporangium phytohabitans:
- a CDS encoding response regulator has product MTTLRVLLADDHAMLRSGMRAIFDTQSDLECVAEVADGRAAVAEVARLRPDVAVLDIRMPKLDGLGATEAILGDRANRTKVILLTTYDSDEYVYRALNAGASGFLLKSLPPEELISAIRVAARGDALIDPSVTQRLIARFAVSIAPPVTPPELSQLTAREREVLQLVAAAYSNAEIAAQLHVGDETVKTHVSRVLSKLGLRDRVHAVAYAHLNGLVTRRHPLPPG; this is encoded by the coding sequence ATGACGACACTCCGGGTACTGCTCGCTGACGACCACGCCATGCTGCGGTCCGGGATGCGCGCGATCTTCGACACGCAATCGGACCTGGAGTGCGTCGCCGAAGTGGCCGACGGCCGCGCCGCGGTCGCCGAAGTCGCCCGGCTGCGCCCGGACGTCGCGGTGCTGGACATCCGGATGCCCAAGTTGGACGGACTGGGCGCGACCGAGGCGATACTGGGCGATCGGGCGAACCGGACCAAGGTCATCCTGCTGACGACCTACGACAGCGACGAGTACGTGTACCGGGCGCTCAACGCGGGCGCGAGCGGGTTCCTGCTGAAGTCGCTGCCGCCCGAGGAGCTGATCTCCGCGATCCGGGTGGCCGCGCGCGGTGACGCGCTGATCGACCCGTCCGTGACCCAGCGGCTGATCGCGCGGTTCGCCGTGAGCATCGCGCCACCGGTCACCCCACCGGAACTGTCCCAGCTCACGGCGCGTGAGCGGGAGGTGCTCCAGCTCGTGGCAGCCGCCTACAGCAACGCCGAGATAGCCGCGCAGCTGCACGTCGGCGACGAAACCGTGAAGACGCACGTGTCGCGCGTGCTGTCCAAGCTCGGGCTACGTGACCGCGTGCACGCCGTGGCGTACGCGCACCTCAACGGGCTCGTGACGAGACGACACCCGCTTCCGCCTGGGTGA
- the pdxA gene encoding 4-hydroxythreonine-4-phosphate dehydrogenase PdxA yields the protein MTKPVLAVTLGDPAGIGPEITAKTLAAPEATDTARPLAVGDAPVLRRAIEVLGLDAAVNAVSSVADARFEPGTIDILDLGIAPGDLPWGEVNATAGKAAVAAIEEATRAALRGEVDAVVTSPINKESIWAAGSKHLGHTEMLGELTGSDRFNTMFWVRGLRIFFATRHLSLRQAVEQITKPNIEHAIREAYTALRVFGNESPRLAVAALNPHGGEGGKFGDEEIVAIAPAVEAAKADGLDVSGPIPADSVFHQGLEGRYDGVLSLYHDQGHIASKTVDFHGTVSVTVGLPILRTSVDHGTAFDIAGTGRAEHGTMVAAFRAAVDLAPYAPRLREAYPGR from the coding sequence ATGACCAAGCCCGTGCTCGCGGTGACGCTCGGGGATCCGGCCGGGATCGGACCGGAGATCACCGCGAAGACGCTCGCCGCGCCGGAGGCCACGGACACCGCGCGCCCGCTCGCAGTCGGCGACGCGCCCGTCCTGCGCCGTGCGATCGAGGTGCTCGGCCTGGACGCGGCGGTCAACGCCGTGTCGTCGGTGGCCGACGCCAGGTTCGAGCCAGGCACGATCGACATCCTCGACCTGGGCATCGCGCCCGGTGACCTGCCTTGGGGCGAGGTGAACGCGACCGCGGGCAAGGCAGCCGTCGCCGCGATCGAGGAGGCGACGAGGGCGGCGCTGCGCGGCGAAGTGGACGCCGTCGTGACGTCACCGATCAACAAGGAGTCGATCTGGGCGGCCGGGTCGAAACACCTCGGGCACACCGAGATGCTCGGCGAACTGACCGGCTCCGACCGGTTCAACACCATGTTCTGGGTCCGCGGTCTGCGGATCTTCTTCGCGACCAGGCACCTGTCGCTGCGCCAGGCGGTCGAGCAGATCACCAAGCCGAACATCGAACACGCGATCCGCGAGGCGTACACGGCGTTGCGTGTCTTCGGCAACGAGTCCCCCAGACTCGCCGTGGCAGCGCTGAACCCGCACGGCGGCGAAGGCGGCAAGTTCGGTGACGAGGAGATCGTCGCGATCGCGCCTGCGGTCGAAGCGGCGAAAGCCGACGGGCTGGACGTGTCCGGCCCGATCCCGGCGGATTCCGTGTTCCACCAAGGCCTCGAAGGCCGCTACGACGGTGTCCTGTCGCTGTACCACGACCAGGGGCACATCGCGTCGAAGACCGTCGACTTCCACGGCACGGTGTCGGTGACCGTCGGTTTGCCGATCCTGCGCACGTCGGTCGACCACGGCACTGCCTTCGACATCGCCGGAACCGGCCGCGCCGAGCACGGCACGATGGTGGCGGCGTTCCGGGCCGCCGTGGATCTCGCACCGTACGCGCCCCGCCTGCGTGAGGCCTATCCCGGCAGATGA
- a CDS encoding Hsp70 family protein, translating to MRVLSVDLGTSNTVAVLSAHGRAPRVVEVDGSATMPSAVFASEDGNLLVGRDAERRARLDPSRFEPNPKRRVDEGTLLLGDTVVPVTDALAAVLSRVGEETSRQLGGAKPDEVRLTHPAQWGPTRRNVLMAAARLAGLGNNLLLVPEPVAAAAHFASFPGQSLAPGKALAVYDLGAGTFDIAVVGATQTGFTVLAEDGLPDLGGLDVDQAMLEHVGREVSHRDPARWQRLLRPETTGDRRAQRSLREDVKAAKEALSRHPQTEVPMPEPFDDVLVTRAELEALVRPNLLRSVELLAGTIRSTGMTPDRLLGIYLVGGSSRMPLVAQLIAEQLRVVPTSLDQPETAVALGAHHVPHEGISARTQTQNVQSALSEDQPTATMAPVRATYMPPTPTPSSGGFPAQQAPSPTPQAPLPSNFPTLTPAAGKKKPDRKLLIGGGALVVVLAVVAGIFLLRGGGGVTAEDCGAVGEKDDKGFTKCLRQLAGTVPDNNACKAGAESSGLDAAAGLTATCTLSQDYQVSYLQASSNDEATKQAQMVIGSLGGDMVQADWTGNGLSGEYRAAISGGTGKLVFTVKDRPVVGVLSKVQLRDSGSPDDIANYWERNVQPGT from the coding sequence GTGCGCGTCCTGTCAGTTGACCTCGGCACGTCGAACACCGTCGCTGTGCTGTCCGCCCACGGGCGTGCGCCGCGTGTGGTCGAGGTCGACGGCTCCGCCACCATGCCGTCCGCGGTCTTCGCGAGCGAAGACGGCAACCTGCTGGTCGGCAGGGACGCCGAGCGCCGGGCCCGGCTGGACCCGTCGCGCTTCGAACCCAACCCCAAACGCCGTGTCGACGAGGGCACCCTGCTGCTCGGCGACACCGTCGTACCCGTGACCGACGCGCTCGCCGCCGTGCTGAGCCGCGTGGGTGAGGAAACGTCACGGCAGCTGGGCGGTGCCAAGCCGGACGAGGTGCGCCTGACACATCCCGCCCAGTGGGGCCCGACCCGGCGCAACGTCCTGATGGCGGCGGCCCGGCTGGCCGGTCTGGGCAACAACCTGCTGCTCGTGCCCGAGCCCGTGGCCGCGGCCGCGCACTTCGCCTCCTTCCCCGGCCAGTCGCTGGCGCCGGGCAAGGCGCTCGCGGTCTACGACCTCGGTGCGGGCACGTTCGACATCGCCGTGGTCGGCGCGACGCAGACCGGTTTCACCGTCCTCGCCGAGGACGGCCTGCCCGACCTCGGCGGTCTGGACGTGGACCAGGCCATGCTCGAGCACGTCGGTCGTGAGGTCTCGCACCGCGACCCCGCTCGCTGGCAGCGGTTGCTGCGTCCGGAGACGACCGGTGACCGCCGCGCCCAGCGTTCGCTGCGCGAGGACGTGAAAGCCGCGAAGGAAGCACTGTCCAGGCACCCGCAGACCGAGGTGCCGATGCCCGAGCCGTTCGACGACGTGCTCGTCACGCGGGCCGAACTGGAAGCGCTGGTCCGGCCGAACCTGCTGCGCAGCGTGGAGCTGCTGGCCGGGACGATCCGGTCGACCGGGATGACCCCCGACCGGCTGCTCGGCATCTACCTCGTCGGTGGGTCGAGCCGGATGCCGCTGGTCGCGCAGCTGATCGCCGAGCAGCTGCGGGTCGTGCCCACCAGCCTCGACCAGCCGGAAACCGCGGTGGCGCTCGGTGCGCACCACGTGCCGCACGAAGGCATCAGCGCCCGCACCCAGACCCAGAACGTGCAGAGCGCGCTGAGCGAGGACCAGCCGACCGCGACGATGGCGCCGGTCCGTGCGACCTACATGCCGCCGACCCCCACGCCGTCGAGTGGCGGTTTCCCGGCGCAGCAGGCGCCGTCGCCCACGCCGCAGGCGCCGTTGCCCAGCAACTTCCCGACGCTGACGCCCGCGGCGGGCAAGAAGAAACCGGACCGCAAGCTGCTGATCGGCGGTGGCGCGCTCGTCGTCGTGCTGGCCGTGGTCGCGGGGATCTTCCTGCTGCGGGGCGGCGGTGGCGTGACGGCCGAGGACTGCGGCGCGGTGGGGGAGAAGGACGACAAGGGCTTCACCAAGTGCCTGCGGCAACTGGCCGGGACCGTGCCGGACAACAACGCGTGCAAGGCGGGTGCGGAGAGCAGCGGCCTTGACGCCGCCGCCGGACTGACCGCGACGTGCACCCTGAGCCAGGACTACCAGGTCTCGTACTTGCAGGCGTCGTCGAACGACGAAGCCACCAAGCAGGCGCAGATGGTGATCGGCTCGCTGGGCGGCGACATGGTCCAGGCTGACTGGACCGGCAACGGGCTCAGCGGCGAGTACCGCGCGGCCATCAGCGGCGGAACCGGCAAGCTGGTCTTCACCGTCAAGGACAGGCCGGTGGTCGGCGTGCTCAGCAAGGTGCAGCTGCGTGACTCCGGCTCACCCGACGACATCGCGAACTACTGGGAGAGGAATGTCCAGCCCGGTACTTGA
- a CDS encoding sensor histidine kinase → MLTTSLSLKRQSWLVAAACMVTDGAFVLLFGCETWQNWLTLVLTLAVDAALAGPARLSGYVAFAHAAVPILTLLIGNDTPANDAGLLVAGYRAGAWLHGLPAIAALIALSASLLACTLIVDRRLELGIVSMVKASVLPFLVGRYTTARRAYLAELERRSEMERRDEREAVSRAITEERSSIARDLHDVIVHHVSAIGLHAGAARLGLPAGNTKVETSLRSVETASRAAMVDLRYLLDLLHGEKPDGARQPGLDNLDELFDGVRSAGVPAQYAVSGPQREVPGSLGITVYRIVQEMLTNALRHGDHSGVSVSLEYEPDSLTITSVNRIGVDREPAGTARRGLVGIRNRAGLFTGRTEAGVDPDGVTWRTSVRFPL, encoded by the coding sequence ATGCTCACCACCAGTTTGTCGCTGAAACGCCAGTCGTGGCTGGTCGCCGCCGCGTGCATGGTCACGGACGGCGCCTTCGTGCTCCTCTTCGGGTGTGAGACGTGGCAGAACTGGCTGACCCTCGTGCTGACGCTCGCCGTGGACGCCGCGCTGGCCGGTCCCGCCCGCCTGTCCGGCTACGTCGCGTTCGCCCACGCGGCCGTGCCGATCCTGACCTTGTTGATCGGCAACGACACACCCGCGAACGACGCGGGTCTGCTGGTCGCTGGTTACCGCGCCGGTGCCTGGCTGCACGGCCTGCCCGCGATCGCGGCGTTGATCGCGCTGTCGGCGAGCCTGCTGGCGTGCACCTTGATCGTGGACAGGCGCCTGGAGCTGGGCATAGTCTCGATGGTCAAGGCGTCGGTGCTGCCGTTTCTCGTCGGCCGGTACACCACCGCGCGGCGGGCGTACCTCGCGGAACTGGAGCGCCGTTCGGAAATGGAACGGCGCGACGAGCGGGAGGCTGTGTCGAGAGCCATCACGGAGGAACGCAGTTCCATCGCCCGCGACCTGCACGATGTCATCGTGCACCACGTCAGTGCGATCGGACTGCACGCCGGGGCGGCCCGGTTGGGCCTGCCGGCGGGCAACACGAAGGTGGAGACTTCACTGCGGTCGGTGGAGACAGCCAGCCGTGCGGCCATGGTGGATCTGCGGTACCTGCTCGACTTGCTGCACGGCGAGAAGCCCGACGGCGCCCGTCAGCCGGGTCTCGACAACCTCGACGAACTGTTCGACGGCGTGCGATCCGCGGGCGTGCCCGCGCAGTACGCCGTGTCGGGCCCGCAGCGGGAGGTGCCTGGGTCACTCGGGATAACTGTGTACCGGATCGTGCAGGAGATGCTGACCAACGCCCTGCGGCACGGTGACCACTCCGGTGTGTCCGTCTCGCTCGAGTACGAGCCGGATTCGCTGACCATCACGTCGGTGAACCGGATCGGTGTCGACCGGGAGCCCGCCGGGACCGCGCGGCGCGGCCTCGTCGGGATCCGCAACCGGGCGGGGTTGTTCACCGGCCGCACCGAGGCCGGGGTCGATCCGGACGGCGTGACCTGGCGGACGAGCGTGAGGTTCCCCCTATGA
- a CDS encoding DeoR/GlpR family DNA-binding transcription regulator, which produces MNARERRTKLLHEVRGGAGHINELADQFQVSPSTIRRDLTMLERDGHVVRTYGGAVERSVREKDTRNVTEKDEIALKAAELVEDGELIVLDAGTTTGRLAAHLSHRTLTVVTNGLTAITALAESATVDLIVLGGRLRQPNASILGAPAVEQLRHIGADRVFLGADGLSPERGLCSPSLEQAHLKYAMLHSARHAYVLADHSKLGHEPFSYWTPLDRPHTVVTDSPVH; this is translated from the coding sequence ATGAACGCGCGTGAACGCAGGACGAAGCTGTTGCACGAGGTGCGCGGCGGAGCTGGGCACATCAACGAACTGGCGGACCAGTTCCAGGTGTCGCCGTCCACGATCCGCCGTGACCTCACCATGCTCGAACGCGACGGCCACGTCGTGCGGACGTACGGCGGCGCTGTGGAGCGGAGCGTCCGGGAGAAGGACACCCGCAACGTCACCGAAAAGGATGAAATCGCGCTGAAAGCGGCGGAACTGGTCGAGGACGGCGAGCTCATCGTCCTCGACGCGGGCACGACGACAGGACGCCTCGCCGCACACCTCTCACATCGCACCCTGACCGTTGTCACCAACGGACTGACAGCGATCACCGCGCTCGCGGAGAGCGCGACCGTGGACCTGATCGTCTTGGGTGGACGCCTGCGCCAGCCGAACGCGTCGATCCTCGGCGCACCGGCCGTCGAGCAGCTGCGGCACATCGGCGCGGACCGCGTGTTCCTGGGCGCGGACGGCCTGAGTCCCGAACGGGGTCTGTGCTCGCCCAGCCTGGAACAGGCGCACCTCAAATACGCGATGCTGCACAGCGCGCGGCACGCGTACGTCCTGGCAGATCACTCCAAGCTCGGCCATGAACCGTTTTCCTACTGGACCCCCCTTGACAGACCGCACACCGTGGTGACGGATTCGCCCGTGCACTGA
- a CDS encoding pyridoxal phosphate-dependent aminotransferase, which produces MRHGVDTGLFQRAAHSPSYFELIRGMGDGGRQIADFCIPCNPYFPTPAMFGELAKNLEMVLKFYPSDSATIAGRLARILGLNPSTVAMSNGSTELITWMDHLWFTDSVAVPIPTFGRWTDQPLETGKRVDMYPLLESSDFNLNIDDYIKFIRKRRSRVAVLCNPNNPDGGYLPRREIVRFMDELSDLDLVVIDESFIDFVEVERNPSVASDATIRPNVVVLKSLGKNFGLHGIRFGYLVANPALAGKMARALPKWNLNSLAETVVFMLEEHAGDYAESLRLLARDRYQMGMELARNSDLTVYSSQANFLLVKLAHGTDGMALRDYLLQRHQVFIRECGNKLGMDSRFVRLVVRPDKDVERLVEGLRGFAKTRWENDNAAPALVHSVS; this is translated from the coding sequence GTGCGACATGGTGTGGATACCGGTCTGTTCCAGCGCGCGGCGCACAGCCCGTCGTACTTCGAGCTGATCAGGGGAATGGGTGACGGCGGCAGGCAGATCGCTGACTTCTGCATCCCGTGCAACCCGTACTTCCCGACTCCGGCGATGTTCGGCGAACTGGCCAAGAACCTGGAGATGGTGCTGAAGTTCTACCCGAGCGACTCGGCCACCATCGCGGGCAGGCTGGCCAGGATCCTCGGCCTCAACCCGTCGACCGTCGCCATGTCGAACGGCTCGACCGAACTGATCACGTGGATGGACCACCTGTGGTTCACCGACAGCGTCGCCGTGCCGATTCCCACTTTCGGGCGGTGGACCGACCAGCCGCTGGAGACCGGCAAGCGCGTCGACATGTACCCGCTGCTGGAGAGCAGCGATTTCAACCTGAACATCGACGACTACATCAAGTTCATCCGGAAGCGTAGATCTCGCGTGGCTGTGCTGTGCAACCCGAACAACCCGGATGGCGGTTACCTGCCGCGCCGCGAGATCGTGCGGTTCATGGACGAGCTCTCGGATCTGGACCTCGTCGTGATCGACGAGTCGTTCATCGACTTCGTCGAGGTGGAGCGCAATCCGTCGGTCGCGTCGGACGCGACCATCCGCCCGAACGTGGTCGTGCTCAAGAGCCTCGGCAAGAACTTCGGGCTGCACGGCATCCGCTTCGGCTACCTGGTTGCGAATCCCGCGCTGGCCGGGAAGATGGCGCGGGCCCTGCCGAAATGGAACCTGAACTCGCTGGCCGAGACGGTCGTGTTCATGCTGGAGGAGCACGCGGGCGACTACGCGGAAAGCCTGCGCCTGCTGGCGCGCGACCGCTACCAGATGGGTATGGAACTGGCCAGGAACTCCGATCTGACCGTCTACTCGTCGCAGGCGAACTTCCTGCTCGTCAAGCTGGCGCACGGCACCGACGGGATGGCGCTGCGGGACTACCTGTTGCAGCGGCACCAGGTCTTCATCAGGGAGTGCGGCAACAAGCTCGGGATGGACAGCCGGTTCGTCCGTCTGGTGGTCCGTCCGGACAAGGACGTCGAACGCCTCGTCGAAGGACTGCGCGGTTTCGCCAAAACCCGATGGGAGAACGATAATGCCGCTCCGGCACTGGTCCACAGCGTGTCGTGA
- a CDS encoding FixH family protein — translation MKVLLSVLGALVVAVAALLLWPRAGETHQLVADSPRYNFKVSAQPLKQGTNTLDIEVTEKTGTPASGDVTIEPAMPQMGHALSPVTAVPTQPGRFRADNVDLPMAGQWEITVSLGTERVVVPLLLD, via the coding sequence ATGAAGGTCCTGCTGAGCGTGCTCGGCGCACTCGTCGTCGCGGTGGCCGCGCTGCTGCTGTGGCCGAGGGCCGGTGAGACGCACCAGCTCGTCGCGGACTCGCCGCGCTACAACTTCAAAGTCAGTGCGCAGCCGCTGAAGCAAGGCACCAACACGCTGGACATCGAGGTCACCGAGAAGACAGGGACACCGGCGTCGGGTGACGTGACGATCGAACCGGCGATGCCGCAGATGGGGCACGCGCTCAGCCCGGTCACCGCCGTGCCGACACAACCCGGCCGGTTCCGGGCGGACAACGTCGACCTGCCGATGGCGGGTCAGTGGGAGATCACGGTTTCGCTGGGGACAGAGCGGGTCGTGGTCCCGCTGCTGCTCGACTGA
- a CDS encoding GNAT family N-acetyltransferase, producing MSSPVLDRMVANFVAHSSHLHLRSEGMTVVRSDDLVIADGDVGDDTFNIIARARFSEDDADDRIAETVSAVDGAFSWWVDPTSTPGSLSERIAVAGYPAHDPEPGMVATLSALPEPTVPDGLEIRQVTTPDELADYALVLAANWDPPAPGVVRFYSRVAKAALDPECQARYFVGCYDGAAVCAAEAFLAHEVAGLYNVSTLVSHRRRGFGRAITLAALHAARAEGFGTAVLQASPDGQPIYRALGFADLGTFTEHSVTGCRRSAP from the coding sequence ATGTCCAGCCCGGTACTTGACCGGATGGTCGCCAACTTCGTCGCGCACTCGTCGCACCTGCACCTGCGGTCCGAGGGGATGACCGTGGTGCGGTCGGACGACCTGGTGATCGCCGACGGCGACGTCGGCGACGACACGTTCAACATCATCGCGAGGGCGCGGTTCTCCGAGGACGACGCCGACGACCGGATCGCCGAGACGGTGTCGGCCGTGGACGGCGCGTTCTCGTGGTGGGTCGACCCGACGTCCACACCCGGCTCGCTGTCGGAACGCATCGCGGTCGCGGGCTATCCAGCGCATGACCCGGAGCCGGGGATGGTGGCGACGCTGTCCGCGTTGCCCGAGCCCACGGTCCCGGACGGGCTGGAGATCCGGCAGGTGACCACTCCGGACGAGCTCGCGGACTACGCTCTCGTGCTCGCCGCGAACTGGGACCCGCCCGCGCCTGGCGTCGTCCGGTTCTACTCGCGCGTCGCCAAGGCCGCGTTGGATCCCGAGTGCCAGGCGCGCTACTTCGTCGGTTGTTACGACGGTGCCGCCGTGTGCGCGGCGGAGGCGTTCCTGGCGCACGAAGTCGCCGGGCTTTACAACGTCTCCACCCTGGTCAGTCACCGCCGCCGCGGCTTCGGGCGCGCCATCACGCTCGCCGCCCTGCACGCGGCGCGTGCCGAGGGCTTCGGCACGGCCGTGCTGCAGGCGTCACCCGACGGGCAGCCGATCTACCGGGCCCTCGGGTTCGCCGACCTGGGGACGTTCACCGAACACAGCGTCACCGGTTGTCGGCGATCTGCTCCCTGA
- a CDS encoding DUF3046 domain-containing protein, protein MRTTVFRNLMADEFGAVRAEMLARDHVLGALGGRTVDQALAAGVEPKEIWRAVCDDFAVPPERR, encoded by the coding sequence ATGCGTACTACGGTCTTCCGAAACCTGATGGCAGACGAGTTCGGCGCGGTCCGCGCCGAGATGCTCGCCCGTGACCACGTCCTCGGCGCGCTCGGCGGGCGTACCGTCGACCAGGCGCTCGCCGCGGGTGTCGAACCGAAGGAGATCTGGCGCGCGGTCTGCGACGACTTCGCGGTCCCACCGGAACGACGCTGA
- the recA gene encoding recombinase RecA, whose protein sequence is MAPAAPDRGKALELALAQIDKQYGKGSVMRLGEEARAPIKVIPTGSIVLDVALGIGGLPRGRIVEIYGPESSGKTTVALHAVANAQKAGGIAAFIDAEHALDPEYAKALGVDTDALLVSQPDTGEQALEIADMLIRSGALDILVIDSVAALVPRAEIEGEMGDSHVGLQARLMSQALRKITGALSNSGTTAIFINQLREKVGVMFGSPETTTGGKALKFYASVRLDVRRIETLKDGGEPVGNRTRVKVVKNKVAPPFKQAEFDILYGFGVSREGSLIDMGVDQGILRKSGAWYTYEGDQLGQGKENARRFLRENPDVANDIEKRIQDKMGIGPKLDAEEAAPAPVDF, encoded by the coding sequence ATGGCACCAGCAGCACCCGACCGGGGCAAGGCCCTCGAGCTCGCCCTCGCCCAGATCGACAAGCAGTACGGCAAGGGCTCGGTCATGCGTCTCGGCGAGGAGGCGCGTGCCCCGATCAAAGTCATCCCGACCGGCTCGATCGTCCTGGACGTGGCGCTCGGGATCGGCGGCCTGCCCCGCGGCCGCATCGTCGAGATCTACGGCCCGGAATCCTCCGGTAAGACGACCGTCGCCCTGCACGCCGTGGCCAACGCCCAGAAGGCAGGCGGCATCGCCGCGTTCATCGACGCCGAGCACGCGCTCGACCCCGAGTACGCCAAGGCGCTCGGCGTGGACACCGACGCGCTGTTGGTCTCCCAGCCGGACACCGGTGAGCAGGCGCTGGAGATCGCGGACATGCTGATCCGCTCCGGCGCGCTGGACATCCTGGTGATCGACTCGGTCGCGGCGCTCGTGCCCCGTGCCGAGATCGAGGGCGAGATGGGCGACAGCCACGTGGGTCTGCAGGCCCGGCTGATGAGCCAGGCGCTGCGCAAGATCACCGGTGCGCTGAGCAACTCCGGCACCACCGCGATCTTCATCAACCAGCTGCGCGAGAAGGTCGGCGTGATGTTCGGGTCGCCGGAGACGACCACCGGTGGAAAGGCGCTGAAGTTCTACGCGTCGGTCCGGCTCGACGTGCGGCGCATCGAGACCCTGAAGGACGGCGGTGAGCCGGTCGGCAACCGCACCAGGGTCAAGGTCGTCAAGAACAAGGTGGCTCCGCCGTTCAAGCAGGCGGAGTTCGACATCCTCTACGGCTTCGGCGTCAGCCGCGAGGGTTCGCTCATCGACATGGGCGTCGACCAGGGCATCCTGCGCAAGTCCGGTGCCTGGTACACCTACGAGGGCGACCAGTTGGGGCAGGGCAAGGAGAACGCGCGCCGGTTCCTGCGCGAGAACCCGGATGTCGCCAACGACATCGAGAAGCGCATCCAGGACAAGATGGGGATCGGCCCGAAGCTCGACGCCGAGGAAGCGGCCCCGGCCCCCGTCGACTTCTGA
- a CDS encoding YciI family protein, producing the protein MIIIKSDEETDAGRVPSEAEFAAMAQFNQEMADAGILLGAEGLLDSGKGARVKLTGGKTTITDGPFTESKELVAGFWMIKADSLEEAIDWAGRVPSPPDIETNLEVRQVVEASADYAETYTDELGEGEDRLREQIADNR; encoded by the coding sequence ATGATCATCATCAAGTCCGACGAGGAGACCGACGCCGGTCGTGTGCCGTCGGAGGCCGAGTTCGCGGCGATGGCGCAGTTCAACCAGGAGATGGCCGACGCGGGCATCCTGCTCGGCGCCGAGGGCCTGCTGGACAGCGGCAAAGGCGCGCGGGTGAAGCTGACCGGCGGCAAGACCACGATCACCGACGGCCCGTTCACCGAGTCCAAGGAGCTCGTCGCCGGGTTCTGGATGATCAAGGCGGACTCGCTGGAGGAGGCGATCGACTGGGCAGGCCGGGTGCCCAGCCCGCCGGACATCGAGACCAACCTGGAAGTCCGCCAGGTCGTCGAGGCGTCGGCGGACTACGCCGAGACCTACACCGACGAGCTCGGGGAAGGCGAGGACCGGCTCAGGGAGCAGATCGCCGACAACCGGTGA
- a CDS encoding four-carbon acid sugar kinase family protein, which translates to MSTVRVLVIGDDLTGSNATGALFARFGMRTMTVHGNGALPDIEALVVNLGNRHAAPGEARAAVRATIEAVGDVPLVVKRVDTTLRGNVGAETDAAIEALNVRALVVPAFPDAGRVTVGGLHLVDGVPLAQTAAGRDALNPVKSSRVATILRAGTGRSISEIPLDVVEQGVAAVAEALRTGSEIVVCDATRNAHLRVIAEAAAQVSKLWLSVDSGPFGVRLAAALGIAPGDQPRPPVLAVVGSITASTADQVQETEQTLGATYVTVTGQESPEGVIRAVGDLLGQDLGVVGVRTMAAALDRELAAKLPGFLAEVTRQVLTRHRIGGLYATGGDIATAITAALDTDGFVIDDEVVPLAVVGRLAGGPFNGLPFATKGGLIGDHTAAVACIERLRGST; encoded by the coding sequence ATGAGCACTGTACGCGTCCTGGTGATCGGCGACGACCTGACCGGTAGCAACGCGACCGGCGCGTTGTTCGCCCGCTTCGGGATGCGCACCATGACCGTGCACGGAAACGGCGCATTGCCCGACATCGAGGCGCTCGTGGTCAACCTCGGCAACCGGCACGCGGCCCCCGGTGAGGCGCGAGCCGCTGTGAGAGCGACGATCGAGGCAGTGGGTGACGTACCTCTCGTCGTCAAACGGGTCGACACGACGCTGCGGGGCAATGTCGGAGCCGAGACAGACGCGGCGATCGAGGCGTTGAACGTGCGGGCTCTCGTCGTACCCGCGTTCCCCGACGCCGGGCGGGTCACTGTGGGCGGGCTGCACCTCGTCGACGGTGTCCCGCTTGCCCAGACGGCAGCCGGACGCGACGCGCTCAACCCGGTGAAGTCGTCCCGCGTGGCCACGATCCTCAGGGCGGGAACCGGCCGGTCGATCAGCGAGATCCCGCTGGACGTCGTCGAGCAGGGCGTGGCCGCGGTCGCGGAGGCGCTGCGCACCGGCAGTGAGATCGTCGTCTGCGACGCGACCCGCAATGCACACCTTCGGGTGATCGCCGAGGCGGCGGCGCAGGTGTCGAAACTGTGGTTGTCGGTGGATTCCGGCCCGTTCGGCGTCCGGCTCGCCGCGGCGCTGGGGATCGCGCCGGGTGACCAGCCGAGACCACCGGTGCTCGCCGTGGTCGGCAGCATCACGGCGAGCACCGCGGACCAGGTTCAGGAAACCGAGCAGACGCTGGGCGCCACGTACGTCACAGTGACCGGACAGGAATCACCCGAAGGTGTGATTCGCGCCGTCGGTGACCTGCTCGGCCAGGACCTCGGCGTGGTCGGCGTACGCACCATGGCAGCCGCGCTCGACCGGGAACTCGCGGCGAAGCTCCCGGGCTTTCTCGCTGAGGTCACCAGACAAGTGCTGACACGGCACAGAATCGGCGGGCTGTACGCGACCGGCGGCGACATCGCCACGGCGATCACGGCCGCACTGGACACCGACGGATTCGTGATCGACGACGAGGTGGTACCGCTGGCTGTGGTCGGCAGGCTCGCCGGTGGCCCGTTCAACGGACTGCCGTTCGCCACGAAAGGCGGCCTGATCGGCGACCACACCGCCGCGGTCGCCTGCATCGAACGGCTGAGAGGAAGCACATGA